The Drosophila innubila isolate TH190305 chromosome 3R unlocalized genomic scaffold, UK_Dinn_1.0 2_E_3R, whole genome shotgun sequence genome has a segment encoding these proteins:
- the LOC117790100 gene encoding uncharacterized protein LOC117790100 isoform X1 translates to MKCPELEAAARDPGDACQQRRIFAFFERFVNIMAASVLLACGLNEQKLPGFVHISEESNVDGSFLISCILGQRLRISNAGTLLICLQHHYQHYFNAGMRLGYNSNIFLGKTLNVIDVLSDMAEQGLDCKWLRSSDELPLTEQLVEDIRAQMANNYANRSSYTILIDNLSILFNLGASKLQVQQFCQSLAALAKEHENLTVITKLSNSDIHQLTDDNVAKLGHVRIQVLRLKSGVFREVDGKLLIERVLDEGSYACEQSRKEVLYKVNDRNVKIFNPGEIGVKV, encoded by the exons ATGAAGTGTCCTGAACTTGAGGCAGCTGCACGTGACCCGGGCGACGCCTGTCAACAACGCCGAATATT CGCCTTTTTTGAACGATTTGTCAACATTATGGCCGCCTCAGTGCTACTCGCCTGCGGACTGAATGAACAGAAGTTGCCCGGATTCGTGCACATCAGCGAGGAATCGAATGTGGATGGCAGTTTTTTGATCAGCTGCATCCTTGGACAACGTCTGCGCATCTCGAACGCTGGCACTCTGCTCATCTGTCTGCAGCATCATTATCAGCATTATTTCAATGCTGGAATGCGACTTGGATACAACTCAAACATCTTTCTGGGCAAGACGTTGAATGTCATCGATGTGCTGAGTGATATGGCCGAACAGGGCCTCGACTGCAAGTGGTTGCGTTCATCGGATGAATTGCCCCTTACCGAGCAACTGGTTGAGGATATACGAGCTCAGATGGCCAACAATTACGCCAATCGCAGCAGTTACACTATACTGATTGACAATCTGtcaatactttttaatttaggtgccagcaagttgcaagtgcaaCAATTCTGCCAATCTTTGGCTGCCCTTGCCAAGGAGCATGAGAATCTAACGGTCATCACGAAGCTAAGCAACAGCGACATCCATCAGCTGACGGACGACAATGTAGCCAAATTGGGCCATGTGCGCATCCAGGTGCTGCGATTGAAGAGCGGCGTTTTCCGTGAGGTCGATGGCAAGCTGCTCATCGAAAGGGTCCTCGATGAGGGCAGCTATGCGTGCGAGCAGTCACGCAAGGAGGTCCTCTACAAGGTCAACGATCGCAATGTCAAGATATTTAATCCCGGCGAAATTGGAGTCAAAGTTTAA
- the LOC117790100 gene encoding uncharacterized protein LOC117790100 isoform X2, translating to MAASVLLACGLNEQKLPGFVHISEESNVDGSFLISCILGQRLRISNAGTLLICLQHHYQHYFNAGMRLGYNSNIFLGKTLNVIDVLSDMAEQGLDCKWLRSSDELPLTEQLVEDIRAQMANNYANRSSYTILIDNLSILFNLGASKLQVQQFCQSLAALAKEHENLTVITKLSNSDIHQLTDDNVAKLGHVRIQVLRLKSGVFREVDGKLLIERVLDEGSYACEQSRKEVLYKVNDRNVKIFNPGEIGVKV from the coding sequence ATGGCCGCCTCAGTGCTACTCGCCTGCGGACTGAATGAACAGAAGTTGCCCGGATTCGTGCACATCAGCGAGGAATCGAATGTGGATGGCAGTTTTTTGATCAGCTGCATCCTTGGACAACGTCTGCGCATCTCGAACGCTGGCACTCTGCTCATCTGTCTGCAGCATCATTATCAGCATTATTTCAATGCTGGAATGCGACTTGGATACAACTCAAACATCTTTCTGGGCAAGACGTTGAATGTCATCGATGTGCTGAGTGATATGGCCGAACAGGGCCTCGACTGCAAGTGGTTGCGTTCATCGGATGAATTGCCCCTTACCGAGCAACTGGTTGAGGATATACGAGCTCAGATGGCCAACAATTACGCCAATCGCAGCAGTTACACTATACTGATTGACAATCTGtcaatactttttaatttaggtgccagcaagttgcaagtgcaaCAATTCTGCCAATCTTTGGCTGCCCTTGCCAAGGAGCATGAGAATCTAACGGTCATCACGAAGCTAAGCAACAGCGACATCCATCAGCTGACGGACGACAATGTAGCCAAATTGGGCCATGTGCGCATCCAGGTGCTGCGATTGAAGAGCGGCGTTTTCCGTGAGGTCGATGGCAAGCTGCTCATCGAAAGGGTCCTCGATGAGGGCAGCTATGCGTGCGAGCAGTCACGCAAGGAGGTCCTCTACAAGGTCAACGATCGCAATGTCAAGATATTTAATCCCGGCGAAATTGGAGTCAAAGTTTAA
- the LOC117790099 gene encoding mitochondrial dicarboxylate carrier-like, translating to MSTEKQARWYFGGLGSVGAACATHPLDLIKVTLQTQQGNLSVMRLVPQIIKEQGVLAFYNGLSASILRQMTYSTTRFGVYEVGKQHINTDTFAGKIGLAGLSGLMGGIVGTPADMVNVRMQNDVKLPPENRRNYKNGIDGLIKVYRHEGFRNLFSGVTTATTRGVFMTIGQIAFYDQIKTYLLTTPHFEDNLITHFTASLAAGAIATTLTQPMDVLKTRSMNAKPGEYNGLWDVIRHTAKLGPLGFFKGYVPAFVRLGPQTILTFVFLEQLRLNFGYEKTKKSSTQS from the exons ATGTCCACCGAAAAACAGGCACGTTGGTACTTTGGCGGCCTAGGAAGTGTAGGCGCGGCATGTGCCACACATCCTTTGGACCTGATCAAGGTCACACTGCAAACACAACAGGGCAACCTGTCGGTTATGAGACTTGTGCCGCAAATCATCAAGGAACAAGGAGTGTTGGCCTTTTACAACGGCCTGTCTGCCTCCATTCTGCGCCAGATGACCTATTCCACAACTAGATTTGGCGTCTACGAGGTGGGAAAGCAACACATTAATACCGACACATTCGCCGGCAAAATTGGATTAGCTGGTCTATCGGGTCTGATGGGTGGCATTGTGGGCACACCCGCCGATATGGTCAACGTGCGAATGCAAAACGATGTCAAACTACCTCCAGAAAACCGCAGAAA CTATAAGAACGGAATTGATGGGCTTATCAAGGTGTATCGTCATGAAGGTTTCCGTAATCTTTTCTCCGGTGTAACCACAGCTACAACACGCGGTGTTTTTATGACTATTGGCCAAATAGCGTTTTATGATCAGATCAAGACGTATTTGCTGACCACGCCCCACTTCGAGGACAACCTGATTACTCACTTTACCGCCTCACTGGCGGCAGGAGCTATTGCCACAACATTGACACAGCCCATGGATGTGCTGAAAACTCGCTCCATGAACGCCAAACCTGGGGAATACAATGGTCTGTGGGATGTCATACGCCATACAGCGAAACTCGGACCACTTGGCTTCTTCAAGGGTTATGTTCCTGCATTTGTGCGGCTTGGACCGCAAACAATTCTAACGTTTGTGTTCCTGGAGCAGCTGCGATTGAACTTTGGCTATGAGAAGACTAAAAAATCCAGTACGCAATCCTAA
- the LOC117791035 gene encoding mitochondrial dicarboxylate carrier-like, giving the protein MATEKHSRWYFGGLASVFATCTTHPLDLLKVALQTHQGKLPLLQLVVKIVNEQGVLAFYRGISASVLRQIMYSTTRFGAYEIGKDYVNTNTFGGKILLAGLSGMLGGVIGSPADLVNVRMQNDVKLPREKRSNYKNAIDGIYKAYRQEGFRNLFSGGVITTLRGGVMTIGQIAFYDQIKFCLLNTVYFDDNLVTHFTTSLLAGIIATTLTQPLDVLKTRTMTAKPGEFSGMRDIIKYTGKLGPHGFFKGYVPAFLRVGPQTILTFLFLEQLRLHFGYEKIRPTVYRYGSYY; this is encoded by the exons ATGGCCACTGAGAAACACTCACGTTGGTATTTCGGTGGCCTTGCAAGTGTTTTCGCAACATGCACAACACATCCGTTGGACTTACTTAAAGTCGCCCTGCAGACCCATCAGGGAAAGTTGCCGTTACTGCAACTTGttgttaaaattgtaaacGAACAGGGAGTTTTGGCATTTTACAGAGGTATATCCGCCTCCGTTCTGCGACAGATAATGTATTCCACAACGCGATTTGGTGCTTATGAGATAGGTAAGGATTATgtcaacacaaacacatttgGCGGCAAGATTTTGTTGGCTGGTCTATCCGGTATGCTTGGTGGTGTTATAGGCTCACCCGCAGATTTGGTTAATGTGCGTATGCAGAACGATGTCAAGTTGCCTCGGGAGAAACGCAGCAA CTATAAGAATGCAATTGATGGAATTTATAAGGCTTATCGTCAAGAAGGTTTTCGTAATCTTTTTAGCGGAGGAGTCATAACAACTCTTCGCGGTGGTGTTATGACCATTGGCCAGATAGCATTTTAtgatcagatcaagttttgtCTTTTAAATACTGTCTACTTTGATGACAATCTGGTTACTCATTTTACCACTTCTCTGCTGGCAGGCATCATTGCCACAACGTTAACTCAACCTCTGGACGTTCTTAAGACCCGGACAATGACCGCCAAGCCTGGTGAGTTCAGCGGTATGAgagatattattaaatatacggGAAAGCTCGGTCCACATGGCTTCTTCAAGGGCTACGTTCCAGCATTTTTGAGAGTTGGTCCGCAGACGATTCtaacatttttattcttgGAGCAACTGCGGTTGCACTTCGGCTACGAAAAGATCAGACCAACCGTTTACAGATATGGATCTTATTATTGA
- the LOC117791326 gene encoding uncharacterized protein LOC117791326 encodes MLTYPLYLCCFVLLVSTFQVKGGEEHKLKLRSLQKIKEDSEDFQSSVQLSEPDAEGHVTISGDLKQHVTLDNEWKVNLTVYRTDSLDEEYVKFKELPLMGTCQLMSSYYKNFFYEKLKDYSNAPHPDNCPLSPQDYYLKDYPLDSSKFKKFLTPGYYRVTIKMLKENEVKLEYVADLLEE; translated from the exons ATGCTGACCTACCCGTTGTATCTGTGTTGCTTTGTGCTACTCGTTAGCACTTTCCAAGTAAAAGGTGGAGAAGAGCACAAGTTGAAGCTACGAAGCCTCCAGAAGATCAAGGAAGATAGTGAGGACTTTCAGAGCAGTGTGCAGCTCAGTGAACCCGATGCTGAGGGTCATGTGACTATCAGCGGTGATCTCAAACAACATGTGACCCTGGACAACGAATGGAAA GTTAACCTCACAGTTTATCGCACGGACAGTCTTGATGAAGAATATGTCAAGTTCAAGGAACTGCCTCTAATGGGCACCTGCCAATTGATGTCCTCCTACTACAAGAACTTTTTCTATGAGAAACTAAAAGATTATTCGAACGCTCCCCATCCAGACAACTGTCCGTTGTCGCCGCAGGATTACTATCTCAAGGACTATCCCTTAGATTCATCAAAGTTCAAGAAGTTTCTTACACCTGGCTACTATCGGGTGACTATCAAGATGCTCAAGGAAAATGAGGTTAAGCTGGAATATGTGGCAGACTTGCTAGAGGAGTAA
- the LOC117791325 gene encoding lipase 3 → MKRLIICASILLGVLGLAAAARPISDCGERIENDGYPMERHKVETEDNYILTMHRIPYSPKTGNTGKRPVAFLMHGMLSSSSDWVLMGPKKSLAYILSDAGYDVWMGNARGNTYSKAHKYWPTFWQIFWNFSWNEIGMYDVPAMIDYTLKITGEKQVQYVGHSQGTTVYLVMMSERPAYNDKIKSAHLLGPAAYMGNMKSPMTRAFAPILGQPNAIVELCGSMEFMPSNKFKQDMGIAQCQATSRYAEMCANEIFLIGGYDSDQLDYELLEHIKATSPAGASVNQNLHFCQEHNSGKFRKFDYSAIRNPYEYGSMYPPEYKLKNAKAPVLLYYGANDWMCDLSDVRKLRDQLPNMALDYLVPFPKWAHLDFIWGTEAKKYVYDEVLKQMSNYK, encoded by the exons atgaAGAGACTTATCATCTGCGCGTCCATTCTATTGGGCGTCCTGGGCCTCGCCGCGGCTGCAAGACCGATTTCGGATTGC GGCGAACGCATTGAGAATGATGGCTATCCCATGGAGCGTCATAAGGTTGAAACCGAGGACAACTACATTTTGACCATGCACCGCATTCCGTACTCACCCAAGACTGGGAACACGGGTAAGCGTCCGGTTGCCTTCCTTATGCACGGCATGTTGAGTTCCAGCTCCGATTGGGTGCTCATGGGTCCTAAGAAATCCTTGGCTTATATTCTATCCGATGCTGGCTACGATGTCTGGATGGGTAATGCCCGTGGTAATACCTATTCCAAGGCCCACAAGTATTGGCCAACATTCTGGCAGATCTTCTGGAACTTTAGCTGGAATGAGATTGGCATGTACGATGTGCCCGCCATGATTGACTACACTCTGAAGATAACCGGTGAGAAGCAAGTGCAGTATGTGGGACACTCCCAGGGCACCACGGTCTACTTGGTCATGATGTCCGAAAGGCCCGCCTATAATGACAAAATTAAGTCCGCCCATTTGTTGGGACCGGCTGCCTATATGGGCAACATGAAGAGCCCCATGACTCGTGCATTTGCTCCAATCCTTGGTCAGCCGAATGCCATTGTCGAGCTCTGTGGTTCCATGGAGTTCATGCCCAGCAACAAGTTCAAACAGGATATGGGTATTGCCCAGTGTCAGGCTACCTCACGCTATGCCGAAATGTGTGCCAATGAAATCTTCTTGATTGGCGGCTATGACTCCGACCAGTTGGACTAT GAACTTTTGGAGCACATTAAGGCCACTTCACCCGCCGGCGCGTCGGTTAATCAGAATCTGCACTTCTGTCAGGAGCACAACTCGGGCAAGTTCCGCAAGTTCGACTATTCGGCAATCCGCAATCCCTATGAGTATGGCAGCATGTATCCCCCAGAGTATAAGCTTAAGAATGCCAAGGCTCCAGTCCTACTCTATTATGGTGCCAACGATTGGATGTGCGATCTGAGCGATGTGCGCAAGCTGCGTGATCAGTTGCCCAATATGGCACTCGACTACCTCGTGCCCTTCCCGAAATGGGCTCATTTGGATTTCATTTGGGGCACCGAGGCCAAGAAATACGTATACGATGAAGTCTTGAAGCAGATGTCAAACTACAAGtag
- the LOC117789817 gene encoding uncharacterized protein LOC117789817 produces the protein MKHQQVVVDYWTMFKTSGMCILLAISGFIFLKMVQTIFWLPNHLKRNQERLEAIAKQYGKDMDEDERAEIEKIFNSEGPLSEDKLNELLDNTKEEPKKEQ, from the exons ATGAAGCATCAGCAAGTTGTGGTTGACTATTGGACCATGTTTAAGACATCGGGAATGTGCATACTATTGGCCATTTCTGGCTTTATATTCCTCAA AATGGTGCAAACTATCTTTTGGCTGCCCAATCATCTGAAGCGTAATCAAGAACGACTTGAAGCAATTGCCAAGCAATATGGTAAGGATATGGATGAGGACGAAAGAGCTGAAATCGAAAAGATCTTTAATAGTGAAGGACCCCTCTCCGAggataaattaaatgaattgctGGACAACACAAAAGAGGAACCCAAAAAAGAACAGTAG
- the LOC117789811 gene encoding serine-rich adhesin for platelets isoform X2: protein MFGNSFVAIVLVASCSLAQAYPALLPYIYNPSNVHLNKRNDISFPQIEDDVGELDQLRNEQPVVGKRQHDGSTVRTTTTTKESVEKVIAPPEPSGKEQAPVHLIPDLERQLEVATPLMSMSTTTTTSTSATTTTAAFKDDSERSQLEEPKTAAKPTQEQGPHAKAFYGAARLAFGQNPEVLPTSSTSTTTSTTASTSTSTSTSTTTTTPAPATTTTTTIAAAAAAAADSVAPESESETVVDVAGEPAENGETEDVERDLNKSPTAHRDHNINKETIGDILIDQLEAVAKTTERRSSMPHLTAKTAQSLLRNPNGQYSSFDMAQYVFWTGDETGVARAVEELIDENLITRESALKFLRDIRLGIEFLQRSYANRIFPEELRQNHLKRSPPSTTTTTTSTTTTTSTTTEKPLPDIHLENDSEGGVTPEVGRVKGLDSFTFWNKLKALESETPQDITDYDDTMGRAKIVEYLYNEYSLEEILYKLAKVMFAQSLAHGSDEAQQELQKLTEFLEREGNLGVIPVDLQKKVLRVLLTALSDTLTEHPELLPAARVNLANPFYRLPIHTPSQ from the exons ATGTTTGGGAACAGTTTTGTGGCCATTGTCCTGGTGGCCAGCTGCAGCCTGGCACAAGCCTATCCAGCTCTCttgccatatatatata ATCCGTCTAATGTGCATCTGAATAAGCGCAACGACATCAGCTTTCCACAGATTGAAGATGACGTAGGGGAACTGGATCAGCTGAGGAATGAGCAGCCTGTCGTGGGAAAGAGACAACACGATGGCAGCACCGTCCGtacaacaaccaccacaaaAGAAAGCGTGGAGAAAGTAATCGCACCTCCAGAGCCAAGTGGCAAGGAGCAAGCGCCCGTCCATCTCATCCCAGACCTGGAGCGTCAGCTGGAGGTGGCAACGCCATTGATGTCGATGTCAACCACCACCACGACAAGTACATCAGCCACAACCACTACAGCGGCTTTCAAGGACGACAGTGAACGCTCGCAGCTGGAGGAGCCGAAAACGGCGGCCAAACCAACCCAAGAGCAGGGCCCACATGCTAAG GCATTTTACGGTGCAGCTCGTCTAGCATTTGGTCAAAATCCAGAGGTGTTACCAACATCCTCAACATCCACAACCACATCCACAaccgcatccacatccacatcaacGTCAACAagcacaactacaacaactccGGCaccagcaaccacaacaacaaccacaatagcagcagcagcagcagcagcagcagattcTGTAGCTCCTGAAAGCGAATCCGAAACTGTTGTGGATGTGGCAGGTGAGCCAGCAGAAAACGGCGAGACAGAGGATGTGGAACGTGATCTGAACAAGTCACCAACGGCTCATCGTGATCACAACATCAACAAGGAGACCATCGGTGACATTCTGATCGACCAGCTGGAGGCAGTGGCAAAGACCACAGAGCGAAGATCCAGTATGCCACATCTGACGGCCAAG ACGGCTCAGAGTTTGCTGCGTAATCCAAATGGACAATACTCCTCCTTCGATATGGCTCAGTATGTTTTTTGGACCGGCGATGAGACGGGTGTGGCCCGAGCAGTTGAGGAACTGATTGATGAGAATTTG ATTACCCGTGAGAGTGCTCTGAAGTTCTTGCGAGACATTCGTCTGGGAATTGAGTTCCTGCAACGCTCCTATGCCAATCGCATCTTTCCCGAGGAGCTGCGTCAGAATCATCTTAAGCGCAGTCCACCcagcaccacaacaacaacaacatccacaacaaccacaaccagcACCACCACTGAGAAACCCTTGCCAGATATTCACCTGGAAAATGATTCGGAAGGGGGAGTTACTCCAGAGGTTGGCCGAGTCAAAGGCTTGGACAGTTTCACATTCTGGAACAAGCTTAAGGCGCTGGAGAGCGAGACTCCCCAAGATATAACAGACTATGATGATACCATGGGTCGGGCCAAGATCGTTGAGTATTTGTACAACGAGTATAGCCTAGAGGAAATACTCTACAAGTTGGCCAAG GTTATGTTTGCCCAATCGCTGGCACATGGTTCCGATGAGGCTCAACAGGAGTTGCAGAAGTTGACTGAATTTCTGGAGCGTGAAGGAAATCTCGGCGTTATTCCCGTCGATTTGCAGAAGAAAGTTTTAA GGGTTCTGCTTACCGCATTGTCGGATACTTTGACCGAACATCCGGAGCTGTTGCCCGCTGCACGTGTTAACTTGGCCAATCCATTTTACAGGCTTCCAATTCATACTCCAAGCCAATAA
- the LOC117789811 gene encoding serine-rich adhesin for platelets isoform X1, producing MFGNSFVAIVLVASCSLAQAYPALLPYIYNPSNVHLNKRNDISFPQIEDDVGELDQLRNEQPVVGKRQHDGSTVRTTTTTKESVEKVIAPPEPSGKEQAPVHLIPDLERQLEVATPLMSMSTTTTTSTSATTTTAAFKDDSERSQLEEPKTAAKPTQEQGPHAKCISTKPPKNQQAFYGAARLAFGQNPEVLPTSSTSTTTSTTASTSTSTSTSTTTTTPAPATTTTTTIAAAAAAAADSVAPESESETVVDVAGEPAENGETEDVERDLNKSPTAHRDHNINKETIGDILIDQLEAVAKTTERRSSMPHLTAKTAQSLLRNPNGQYSSFDMAQYVFWTGDETGVARAVEELIDENLITRESALKFLRDIRLGIEFLQRSYANRIFPEELRQNHLKRSPPSTTTTTTSTTTTTSTTTEKPLPDIHLENDSEGGVTPEVGRVKGLDSFTFWNKLKALESETPQDITDYDDTMGRAKIVEYLYNEYSLEEILYKLAKVMFAQSLAHGSDEAQQELQKLTEFLEREGNLGVIPVDLQKKVLRVLLTALSDTLTEHPELLPAARVNLANPFYRLPIHTPSQ from the exons ATGTTTGGGAACAGTTTTGTGGCCATTGTCCTGGTGGCCAGCTGCAGCCTGGCACAAGCCTATCCAGCTCTCttgccatatatatata ATCCGTCTAATGTGCATCTGAATAAGCGCAACGACATCAGCTTTCCACAGATTGAAGATGACGTAGGGGAACTGGATCAGCTGAGGAATGAGCAGCCTGTCGTGGGAAAGAGACAACACGATGGCAGCACCGTCCGtacaacaaccaccacaaaAGAAAGCGTGGAGAAAGTAATCGCACCTCCAGAGCCAAGTGGCAAGGAGCAAGCGCCCGTCCATCTCATCCCAGACCTGGAGCGTCAGCTGGAGGTGGCAACGCCATTGATGTCGATGTCAACCACCACCACGACAAGTACATCAGCCACAACCACTACAGCGGCTTTCAAGGACGACAGTGAACGCTCGCAGCTGGAGGAGCCGAAAACGGCGGCCAAACCAACCCAAGAGCAGGGCCCACATGCTAAG tgtATATCCACGAAACCACCCAAAAATCAACAGGCATTTTACGGTGCAGCTCGTCTAGCATTTGGTCAAAATCCAGAGGTGTTACCAACATCCTCAACATCCACAACCACATCCACAaccgcatccacatccacatcaacGTCAACAagcacaactacaacaactccGGCaccagcaaccacaacaacaaccacaatagcagcagcagcagcagcagcagcagattcTGTAGCTCCTGAAAGCGAATCCGAAACTGTTGTGGATGTGGCAGGTGAGCCAGCAGAAAACGGCGAGACAGAGGATGTGGAACGTGATCTGAACAAGTCACCAACGGCTCATCGTGATCACAACATCAACAAGGAGACCATCGGTGACATTCTGATCGACCAGCTGGAGGCAGTGGCAAAGACCACAGAGCGAAGATCCAGTATGCCACATCTGACGGCCAAG ACGGCTCAGAGTTTGCTGCGTAATCCAAATGGACAATACTCCTCCTTCGATATGGCTCAGTATGTTTTTTGGACCGGCGATGAGACGGGTGTGGCCCGAGCAGTTGAGGAACTGATTGATGAGAATTTG ATTACCCGTGAGAGTGCTCTGAAGTTCTTGCGAGACATTCGTCTGGGAATTGAGTTCCTGCAACGCTCCTATGCCAATCGCATCTTTCCCGAGGAGCTGCGTCAGAATCATCTTAAGCGCAGTCCACCcagcaccacaacaacaacaacatccacaacaaccacaaccagcACCACCACTGAGAAACCCTTGCCAGATATTCACCTGGAAAATGATTCGGAAGGGGGAGTTACTCCAGAGGTTGGCCGAGTCAAAGGCTTGGACAGTTTCACATTCTGGAACAAGCTTAAGGCGCTGGAGAGCGAGACTCCCCAAGATATAACAGACTATGATGATACCATGGGTCGGGCCAAGATCGTTGAGTATTTGTACAACGAGTATAGCCTAGAGGAAATACTCTACAAGTTGGCCAAG GTTATGTTTGCCCAATCGCTGGCACATGGTTCCGATGAGGCTCAACAGGAGTTGCAGAAGTTGACTGAATTTCTGGAGCGTGAAGGAAATCTCGGCGTTATTCCCGTCGATTTGCAGAAGAAAGTTTTAA GGGTTCTGCTTACCGCATTGTCGGATACTTTGACCGAACATCCGGAGCTGTTGCCCGCTGCACGTGTTAACTTGGCCAATCCATTTTACAGGCTTCCAATTCATACTCCAAGCCAATAA
- the LOC117789811 gene encoding uncharacterized protein LOC117789811 isoform X3, whose amino-acid sequence MFGNSFVAIVLVASCSLAQAYPALLPYIYNPSNVHLNKRNDISFPQIEDDVGELDQLRNEQPVVGKRQHDGSTVRTTTTTKESVEKVIAPPEPSGKEQAPVHLIPDLERQLEVATPLMSMSTTTTTSTSATTTTAAFKDDSERSQLEEPKTAAKPTQEQGPHAKTAQSLLRNPNGQYSSFDMAQYVFWTGDETGVARAVEELIDENLITRESALKFLRDIRLGIEFLQRSYANRIFPEELRQNHLKRSPPSTTTTTTSTTTTTSTTTEKPLPDIHLENDSEGGVTPEVGRVKGLDSFTFWNKLKALESETPQDITDYDDTMGRAKIVEYLYNEYSLEEILYKLAKVMFAQSLAHGSDEAQQELQKLTEFLEREGNLGVIPVDLQKKVLRVLLTALSDTLTEHPELLPAARVNLANPFYRLPIHTPSQ is encoded by the exons ATGTTTGGGAACAGTTTTGTGGCCATTGTCCTGGTGGCCAGCTGCAGCCTGGCACAAGCCTATCCAGCTCTCttgccatatatatata ATCCGTCTAATGTGCATCTGAATAAGCGCAACGACATCAGCTTTCCACAGATTGAAGATGACGTAGGGGAACTGGATCAGCTGAGGAATGAGCAGCCTGTCGTGGGAAAGAGACAACACGATGGCAGCACCGTCCGtacaacaaccaccacaaaAGAAAGCGTGGAGAAAGTAATCGCACCTCCAGAGCCAAGTGGCAAGGAGCAAGCGCCCGTCCATCTCATCCCAGACCTGGAGCGTCAGCTGGAGGTGGCAACGCCATTGATGTCGATGTCAACCACCACCACGACAAGTACATCAGCCACAACCACTACAGCGGCTTTCAAGGACGACAGTGAACGCTCGCAGCTGGAGGAGCCGAAAACGGCGGCCAAACCAACCCAAGAGCAGGGCCCACATGCTAAG ACGGCTCAGAGTTTGCTGCGTAATCCAAATGGACAATACTCCTCCTTCGATATGGCTCAGTATGTTTTTTGGACCGGCGATGAGACGGGTGTGGCCCGAGCAGTTGAGGAACTGATTGATGAGAATTTG ATTACCCGTGAGAGTGCTCTGAAGTTCTTGCGAGACATTCGTCTGGGAATTGAGTTCCTGCAACGCTCCTATGCCAATCGCATCTTTCCCGAGGAGCTGCGTCAGAATCATCTTAAGCGCAGTCCACCcagcaccacaacaacaacaacatccacaacaaccacaaccagcACCACCACTGAGAAACCCTTGCCAGATATTCACCTGGAAAATGATTCGGAAGGGGGAGTTACTCCAGAGGTTGGCCGAGTCAAAGGCTTGGACAGTTTCACATTCTGGAACAAGCTTAAGGCGCTGGAGAGCGAGACTCCCCAAGATATAACAGACTATGATGATACCATGGGTCGGGCCAAGATCGTTGAGTATTTGTACAACGAGTATAGCCTAGAGGAAATACTCTACAAGTTGGCCAAG GTTATGTTTGCCCAATCGCTGGCACATGGTTCCGATGAGGCTCAACAGGAGTTGCAGAAGTTGACTGAATTTCTGGAGCGTGAAGGAAATCTCGGCGTTATTCCCGTCGATTTGCAGAAGAAAGTTTTAA GGGTTCTGCTTACCGCATTGTCGGATACTTTGACCGAACATCCGGAGCTGTTGCCCGCTGCACGTGTTAACTTGGCCAATCCATTTTACAGGCTTCCAATTCATACTCCAAGCCAATAA
- the LOC117789819 gene encoding 28S ribosomal protein S21, mitochondrial: MRHVQFLARTVMVQNNNVEEACRLLNRILGKEEIFDQFRRTRFYEKPYQVRRRVNFEKCKAIYNEDMNRKIQFVLRKNRVDPFPGCS; this comes from the exons ATGAGACATGTTCAATTTCTGGCCCGCACAGTGATGGTGCAAAACAACAACGTGGAGGAGGCGTGTCGTCTGCTGAACCGCATTCTCGGCAAAGAAGAAATCTTTGATCAATTTCGGCGCACGCGTTTCTATGAGAAGCCTTACCAA GTGCGCCGTCGCGTCAATTTTGAAAAGTGCAAAGCCATCTATAACGAGGATATGAATCGCAAGATTCAGTTTGTCCTCCGAAAAAATCGTGTGGATCCCTTCCCCGGCTGCAGTTAA